In Candidatus Kryptobacter tengchongensis, the following are encoded in one genomic region:
- a CDS encoding Haloacid Dehalogenase superfamily, subfamily IB, phosphoserine phosphatase-like/2,3-diketo-5-methylthio-1-phosphopentane phosphatase — MNIKVFCDFDGTITKNDVGDLFFETFGDRNYYSSLVVKWRDYEISSKEMWEKIAEKVKVDYVEAEKLILSQEIDIYFIDFVKWARENEIEVFILSDGFDFYIKRILDKYGLFDVKFFSNKLWIEDGRVKVDFPYPDSICRICGNCKRNHMLTLSGDDDIIVYIGDGYSDRCPAEYADVVFGKKELLKYCRAKNIPVYEFETFKDVMEQFERFLSGRKRLRKRWQAELKRREVFMRE, encoded by the coding sequence ATGAACATAAAAGTTTTTTGCGATTTTGACGGGACAATAACAAAAAATGATGTCGGGGACTTGTTTTTTGAGACATTTGGTGATAGGAATTATTATTCTTCGCTTGTTGTAAAGTGGCGTGACTATGAAATTTCTTCAAAGGAGATGTGGGAAAAAATCGCCGAAAAAGTTAAAGTTGATTATGTTGAAGCGGAAAAGTTGATACTTTCTCAGGAAATAGATATCTATTTTATTGATTTTGTAAAGTGGGCAAGGGAAAATGAAATTGAGGTTTTCATTTTGAGCGACGGTTTTGATTTTTATATAAAGCGAATCCTTGATAAGTATGGTCTTTTTGATGTTAAGTTTTTTTCAAACAAATTGTGGATTGAAGATGGGAGGGTAAAGGTTGATTTTCCATATCCAGATTCAATATGTCGCATTTGCGGGAATTGCAAGCGAAATCACATGCTAACACTTTCTGGTGATGATGATATAATTGTTTATATCGGGGATGGCTATTCAGATAGATGTCCAGCGGAGTATGCTGATGTAGTTTTTGGAAAGAAAGAACTTTTGAAGTATTGCAGGGCGAAAAACATCCCGGTTTATGAGTTTGAGACATTCAAGGATGTGATGGAACAGTTTGAAAGATTTTTAAGTGGTAGAAAAAGGCTACGGAAGAGATGGCAAGCGGAACTTAAACGAAGGGAAGTTTTTATGAGGGAATAA
- a CDS encoding Phospholipid methyltransferase, which produces MKSDFRQKIFSYRSYTPIPFLIVMVIFARPTVLSLIVGFVLALVGEIVRIWGVGYVGAETRTTGPVGGSRLVTNGPYAYVRNPLYIGNMLMYLGFGVMSMALFPYFQIVGLVYFFIQYYLIVTLEEEYLSRTFADEYVRYYKSVPRFIPKLKKYEFAGNLSFNIKEALRSERRTLQAFFGVTVLNIIIFLVKNNF; this is translated from the coding sequence GTGAAATCGGACTTCAGACAGAAAATTTTTTCTTATAGGAGTTATACTCCGATTCCATTTTTAATTGTAATGGTTATTTTTGCAAGACCAACTGTGTTAAGTTTAATAGTTGGTTTCGTTCTGGCACTGGTTGGTGAGATTGTAAGAATTTGGGGTGTCGGATATGTTGGAGCTGAAACAAGGACGACAGGTCCAGTTGGGGGTAGCAGGCTTGTCACAAATGGACCTTACGCCTATGTTCGGAATCCGCTTTATATTGGGAATATGCTTATGTATCTTGGTTTTGGGGTTATGTCAATGGCTCTTTTCCCTTATTTTCAAATCGTTGGTTTGGTTTATTTTTTTATCCAGTATTATTTAATTGTGACGCTTGAGGAGGAATATTTGAGCAGGACATTTGCGGATGAGTATGTAAGATATTATAAAAGTGTCCCGAGGTTTATCCCGAAATTGAAGAAATATGAATTTGCTGGAAATTTGAGTTTTAATATCAAAGAAGCGTTGAGGTCAGAGCGAAGAACTTTACAAGCATTTTTTGGTGTCACAGTGTTAAACATAATTATTTTTCTTGTGAAAAATAATTTTTGA
- a CDS encoding lipid-A-disaccharide synthase has translation MVIAGEASGDLHAGKVVCAIKKNFPEVEIFGVGGERMKKCGAEIIYNISEISFIGFVDVVKNFKRVIDFENLCKHELLSRKPDAVLLVDYPGFNLRFAKFAKEKGFKVFYYIAPQVWAWGRRRIQILKSYVDELFVIFRFEEEFFRRYGVKAKFVGHPLLEDLRGVESVSEGDFFEKYGIAKNKIVSFFPGSRSHEVKMMLKTMIEAGEMIRKKFDVEVVFSRARTISESEIKNLIGEDFRKFKFVENSHELLMVSYVSVVKSGTTSLEAGILGIPMVVCYKTSPINYLLGRLLVKTDVIESISLPNIVLCKKVVPELIQKDFTKEKIFDEVSRYLEDENLYNSTKDELLKIRQILTFESDGKSTSEIVAEKIVLNL, from the coding sequence ATGGTAATAGCAGGTGAGGCTTCTGGGGATTTGCATGCTGGGAAAGTTGTTTGTGCGATAAAGAAAAATTTCCCAGAGGTTGAAATCTTCGGCGTGGGCGGGGAAAGGATGAAAAAATGCGGGGCGGAGATAATCTATAATATATCTGAAATTTCATTTATCGGTTTTGTTGATGTGGTGAAAAATTTTAAAAGGGTCATTGATTTTGAAAACCTATGCAAGCACGAACTGTTAAGTCGCAAGCCAGATGCAGTTTTACTCGTAGATTATCCTGGGTTTAATCTTAGATTTGCAAAATTTGCAAAAGAGAAAGGTTTCAAAGTTTTTTACTACATCGCTCCACAGGTCTGGGCATGGGGTAGGAGAAGAATTCAGATTTTGAAAAGTTATGTTGATGAACTTTTCGTTATTTTCAGGTTTGAGGAGGAATTTTTTAGAAGGTATGGTGTGAAAGCTAAATTCGTGGGTCATCCGTTGCTTGAGGATTTGAGGGGAGTTGAATCTGTAAGTGAGGGTGACTTTTTTGAAAAATATGGAATTGCAAAAAATAAAATTGTGTCTTTTTTCCCAGGAAGCAGAAGCCATGAGGTTAAGATGATGCTTAAGACGATGATTGAAGCAGGGGAGATGATAAGGAAAAAGTTTGATGTTGAAGTCGTCTTCAGCAGAGCAAGAACGATTAGTGAGTCTGAAATAAAAAATTTAATAGGTGAAGATTTTCGTAAATTTAAATTCGTTGAAAATTCACATGAGTTGTTAATGGTTTCATATGTTTCCGTTGTGAAAAGTGGGACAACATCTCTTGAGGCGGGAATTCTTGGGATACCGATGGTCGTGTGTTATAAAACTTCCCCTATAAATTATCTTTTAGGACGTTTGCTTGTCAAAACAGATGTGATTGAGAGTATTTCACTTCCAAACATAGTGCTTTGTAAGAAAGTGGTTCCAGAGTTAATCCAAAAGGATTTCACAAAAGAGAAGATATTTGACGAGGTCAGCAGATATCTTGAGGATGAGAATTTATATAACAGCACTAAAGATGAACTTTTAAAAATCAGGCAGATTCTCACCTTTGAATCTGATGGTAAGAGCACATCTGAAATCGTCGCTGAAAAAATCGTTTTGAATTTATGA
- a CDS encoding lipid-A-disaccharide kinase — MMISLFKIWRGLRFLLIPFSFIYWVIVVLRNLFYDRGILKVKKLPRPVISVGNILAGGTGKTPMVEWIGKYFSTLGKKVAILSRGYGRRTRGFVLVTDGEKIFANADECGDEPFQMALKSVEEKLGWIVAVCEDRYIAGIKLLENFDVDVFLLDDGFQRRDLHRDFDIVIISGEETNEFLIPAGLKREPLSSLKRANVLCFRDEIDVKNFNRYLGEDKLRVKFRYELLEIRKFFDYILDKSEFSSKKAVAFSGIGKHINFVKLLKDNNFCVVKDFEFPDHYRYTWMDIEDIVNFLNSTGAEFAITTEKDYARLFEMRELKNFPFFYTRIEVKFLEGENDLKQKLLELV; from the coding sequence ATGATGATAAGTTTGTTTAAAATCTGGCGAGGCTTAAGATTTTTGCTAATTCCTTTTTCGTTTATCTATTGGGTTATAGTTGTGTTAAGAAATTTATTTTATGATAGAGGAATTCTTAAGGTTAAAAAGCTTCCACGACCAGTTATCTCGGTTGGGAACATTCTTGCTGGGGGGACAGGTAAAACTCCAATGGTTGAGTGGATAGGTAAGTATTTTTCTACGCTTGGGAAAAAGGTTGCGATTTTAAGCCGTGGCTATGGAAGAAGAACAAGGGGATTTGTCCTTGTAACAGATGGTGAGAAAATTTTTGCAAACGCAGACGAATGCGGAGATGAGCCGTTTCAAATGGCGTTAAAATCAGTTGAAGAAAAACTTGGATGGATTGTTGCAGTCTGTGAGGATAGATATATTGCGGGCATTAAACTTCTTGAAAATTTTGATGTTGATGTTTTTCTTCTTGATGATGGTTTTCAAAGGAGGGATTTACATAGGGATTTTGATATCGTGATCATCTCTGGTGAGGAAACAAATGAGTTTTTAATCCCAGCGGGTTTAAAGCGTGAGCCGTTGAGCTCATTAAAAAGAGCTAATGTGTTGTGTTTTCGGGATGAAATTGATGTGAAAAATTTCAATCGGTATCTTGGTGAAGATAAATTGCGGGTCAAATTTAGATATGAACTTCTTGAAATACGGAAATTTTTTGATTATATTTTAGACAAAAGTGAGTTTTCAAGTAAGAAAGCAGTGGCTTTTTCAGGCATCGGAAAACACATAAATTTTGTAAAATTATTGAAAGACAATAATTTTTGCGTTGTAAAGGATTTTGAATTTCCCGATCACTACAGATATACTTGGATGGATATTGAAGATATAGTCAATTTTCTTAATTCAACTGGAGCGGAATTTGCGATCACGACGGAAAAGGATTATGCGAGATTGTTTGAGATGAGAGAATTGAAAAATTTTCCTTTTTTTTATACGAGGATAGAAGTTAAGTTTCTGGAAGGGGAGAACGATTTAAAACAAAAGCTTTTGGAGCTGGTTTAG
- a CDS encoding putative glutamine amidotransferase, whose protein sequence is MIKVGVSYCDSNLENYINWLRRASVEVEPVILSYKELNSDDLKKCDALLLTGGDDVHPEFYGESEREGDKYNRDRDWFEFKLLDIAFSKDLPILGICRGLQLTNVYLRGSLVFDIQTVIGTNHRKDENTGDDRLHNIFVFDDSKLFKIVGEREGIVNSSHHQSADRIGENLRISAKCDDGVIEGLEWVGDDRFVLLVQWHPERMKNFESVFSRNLLEAFINSIIQK, encoded by the coding sequence ATGATAAAGGTGGGGGTTTCTTACTGTGATAGCAACCTTGAGAATTATATTAACTGGCTTAGGAGGGCATCTGTTGAAGTTGAGCCAGTGATTTTGTCTTATAAAGAACTTAACAGTGATGATCTTAAAAAATGTGATGCTCTTTTACTTACTGGAGGTGATGATGTTCATCCTGAGTTTTATGGCGAGTCGGAGAGGGAAGGTGACAAATACAACCGTGATAGGGACTGGTTTGAATTTAAACTTCTTGATATTGCCTTTTCAAAGGATTTGCCAATTTTGGGGATTTGCAGGGGATTGCAGTTGACGAATGTTTATTTGCGTGGGAGTTTGGTTTTTGATATTCAAACGGTTATAGGGACAAATCATCGCAAGGATGAAAATACTGGAGATGATAGGTTGCATAATATATTCGTTTTTGATGATTCAAAGCTTTTTAAAATTGTTGGAGAGAGGGAGGGGATCGTTAATAGCAGTCATCATCAATCAGCTGATAGGATTGGTGAGAATTTGCGTATTAGTGCGAAGTGCGATGATGGGGTGATTGAAGGTCTTGAGTGGGTCGGTGATGATAGATTTGTTTTACTTGTTCAGTGGCATCCTGAAAGGATGAAAAATTTTGAGAGCGTTTTTTCAAGGAATTTGCTTGAGGCATTTATCAATTCAATTATTCAAAAATAA
- a CDS encoding pyruvate phosphate dikinase, with amino-acid sequence MAKKYVYFFGGGKAEGDADMKKLLGGKGANLAEMTNIGLPVPPGFTITTEVCSYYYKHNQTYPKGLEEQVRKALAKVEKLVGRKFGDPKNPLLVSVRSGAPVSMPGMMDTILNLGLNDETVKGLVEQTQNERFAWDAYRRFVQMYGDVVLGLKPETKEERDPFEVLIEEKKKARGVEHDIELTAEDLKELVYEFKELIRKKKGVDFPDDPWEQLWGAIGAVFRSWMNPRAVAYRKIYNIPDDMGTAVNVQTMVFGNMGNDSGTGVAFTRNPATGENEFYGEFLMNAQGEDVVAGIRTPLPISKLKEVMPHVYEQLLEVRKILESRLKDMQDIEFTIERGKLYMLQTRAGKRTGFAAIRIAVDMVEEGLITKEEALLRIEPDALNHLLRPIFDAAEKEKAIKDGRLLAKGLPAGPGAATGKVVFHSEDAEEWARRGEKVILTRIETSPDDIKGMYVAEGILTSRGGMTSHAALVARQMGKVCVVGCGALDIDYVKKEIRVNGQVIKEGDYISIDGSTGEVILGKITTKPSEVLQVLVEKTLNPDEAPVYKQFEKLMKWADEVRKLRIRTNADLPKQAEVAVAFGAEGIGLTRTEHMFFEGDRIISMRKMILADTKEEREAALNELLPLQRQDFYGIFKVMGDRPVTIRTLDPPLHEFLPHTDEEIKEFSEKTGIPEEKIRRKIAELKEFNPMLGFRGCRLGIVYPEITAMQTRAIIEAACDVAKEGIKVKPEIMIPLVGHVNELKNQEKIVREVAEKVMEEKGIKIEYSVGTMIEVPRAAITADEIATVAEFFSFGTNDLTQMGMGLSRDDYEKFIYKYLDLGIYDKDPFQTIDVKGVGELMKIGVQKGRSVRPNLKVGICGEHGGDPATIEFCHKIGLDYVSCSPYRVPIARLAAARAALIYDGVEKTVSVKKTNKKAVKKVKSKVKAKVKAR; translated from the coding sequence ATGGCGAAAAAATATGTTTATTTTTTCGGTGGTGGCAAAGCTGAAGGAGATGCTGATATGAAAAAGTTGCTTGGTGGGAAAGGTGCAAACCTTGCGGAGATGACGAACATAGGTTTGCCTGTGCCGCCTGGATTCACGATCACAACCGAGGTTTGCAGTTATTATTACAAACATAATCAAACATATCCAAAGGGACTTGAAGAACAAGTTAGAAAGGCACTTGCTAAAGTTGAGAAACTTGTCGGAAGGAAGTTTGGTGATCCGAAAAATCCACTTCTCGTTTCGGTCAGGTCAGGTGCTCCTGTATCAATGCCCGGGATGATGGATACAATTTTAAATTTGGGTTTGAATGATGAAACGGTTAAGGGTTTAGTTGAACAAACTCAAAATGAAAGGTTTGCTTGGGATGCTTATAGAAGGTTTGTTCAGATGTATGGTGATGTTGTTCTCGGATTGAAACCAGAAACGAAGGAGGAAAGAGACCCATTTGAGGTTTTAATTGAGGAGAAGAAGAAAGCCAGAGGAGTTGAACATGATATTGAACTCACGGCTGAAGATTTGAAGGAGCTTGTTTACGAGTTTAAAGAATTGATAAGAAAAAAGAAAGGGGTTGATTTTCCTGATGATCCGTGGGAACAGCTCTGGGGTGCAATCGGGGCTGTTTTCAGATCATGGATGAATCCTAGAGCTGTTGCTTATAGAAAAATTTACAACATTCCCGATGACATGGGAACTGCTGTTAATGTTCAAACGATGGTCTTTGGAAATATGGGAAATGATTCTGGAACTGGTGTTGCGTTTACGAGAAATCCCGCAACAGGCGAAAATGAATTTTATGGTGAGTTTTTGATGAATGCTCAAGGTGAAGATGTTGTTGCGGGGATAAGGACTCCATTGCCGATATCAAAGCTGAAAGAAGTCATGCCACATGTTTATGAGCAACTTCTTGAGGTTAGAAAGATTCTTGAGAGCAGGTTGAAAGATATGCAGGACATTGAATTTACGATAGAGCGTGGGAAACTTTATATGTTACAAACGCGCGCTGGAAAAAGAACAGGATTTGCTGCCATAAGGATAGCGGTTGATATGGTTGAGGAGGGTTTAATAACTAAAGAAGAAGCCTTATTGAGGATAGAGCCTGATGCTTTAAATCATCTTTTGAGACCAATTTTTGACGCTGCTGAGAAGGAGAAAGCTATTAAAGATGGTCGCCTCCTTGCAAAGGGATTGCCTGCGGGTCCGGGTGCAGCAACTGGTAAAGTTGTATTTCATTCTGAAGATGCTGAAGAGTGGGCAAGGCGTGGGGAAAAGGTAATTTTAACAAGAATTGAAACTTCGCCGGATGATATAAAAGGGATGTATGTAGCTGAGGGGATACTGACCTCTCGTGGAGGAATGACATCCCATGCAGCACTTGTTGCACGGCAGATGGGTAAAGTTTGTGTGGTCGGCTGTGGTGCGCTTGATATTGACTATGTCAAAAAAGAAATAAGGGTTAACGGGCAGGTTATAAAAGAGGGAGATTATATCTCAATTGATGGATCAACGGGCGAAGTCATACTCGGAAAGATAACGACAAAGCCGAGTGAGGTTTTGCAGGTTTTGGTTGAAAAAACGCTTAATCCTGATGAAGCTCCTGTTTACAAGCAATTTGAGAAATTGATGAAATGGGCTGATGAAGTAAGGAAATTGAGAATAAGAACTAACGCTGACCTTCCAAAGCAAGCGGAGGTTGCCGTTGCATTTGGGGCTGAAGGAATTGGGTTAACCCGAACTGAGCACATGTTTTTTGAAGGTGATAGAATTATCTCAATGAGAAAAATGATCCTTGCTGATACGAAAGAAGAAAGAGAGGCAGCTTTAAATGAGCTTTTACCTTTGCAAAGACAGGATTTTTATGGAATCTTTAAAGTTATGGGTGATAGACCTGTGACGATAAGGACGCTTGATCCACCGTTGCATGAATTTTTACCGCACACGGATGAGGAGATAAAAGAGTTTTCTGAAAAAACGGGTATTCCTGAAGAAAAGATTCGTAGAAAGATTGCTGAACTTAAAGAATTTAATCCGATGCTTGGTTTTAGAGGTTGTCGTCTTGGAATTGTTTATCCAGAAATTACAGCAATGCAAACAAGAGCGATTATTGAAGCAGCGTGCGATGTTGCCAAGGAAGGTATAAAAGTTAAACCAGAGATAATGATACCACTTGTTGGGCATGTAAATGAGCTCAAGAATCAAGAGAAGATCGTCCGTGAAGTTGCCGAAAAAGTTATGGAAGAAAAAGGTATTAAGATTGAATATTCTGTTGGCACTATGATTGAAGTTCCAAGAGCAGCGATAACAGCAGATGAGATAGCAACTGTTGCGGAGTTTTTCTCGTTTGGCACAAATGATTTGACACAGATGGGAATGGGGCTTTCAAGGGATGATTATGAGAAATTCATTTACAAATATCTTGACCTTGGAATTTACGATAAAGACCCATTCCAAACGATTGATGTTAAAGGCGTTGGTGAGTTGATGAAAATTGGTGTTCAAAAGGGTCGTTCTGTGAGACCGAATTTGAAAGTTGGAATTTGTGGGGAGCATGGCGGTGATCCAGCAACGATTGAATTTTGCCATAAAATTGGGCTTGATTATGTGAGTTGTTCGCCATATCGTGTTCCAATTGCGCGACTTGCTGCTGCACGAGCTGCGTTAATTTATGATGGAGTTGAGAAAACTGTCTCTGTAAAGAAAACGAACAAAAAAGCTGTAAAAAAGGTTAAGTCAAAAGTAAAGGCAAAGGTTAAAGCGCGATGA
- a CDS encoding S-adenosylmethionine:tRNA ribosyltransferase-isomerase, whose protein sequence is MKLSDFNYQLPKNLIAKYPVEPRDSAKLLVVDRKTKTFEDKIFTDIIDYLEEGDSLVINKTKVFPARLIGRKEKTGAKIEILLLRELNPEEHLWDVLVEPARKVRIGNKIYFGDNNEVYCEVIDNTTSRGRTLKFHYTGDFFSFIERHGEVPLPPYIKRQPDERDKEWYQTVYAEVVGSVAAPTAGLHFTTRLLKRIEKKGVKIVPIVLHIGIGTFRKVEVEDLSKHRMDSEYFEISPESARMINETIDKKKSVVAVGTSVVRALESSVTADGHVKPYRGWTDKFIYPPYDFKIVNKLITNFHMPESTPLILAAAFAGLDLLMQAYKHAIKSGYRFLSYGDAMLII, encoded by the coding sequence ATGAAACTTTCAGATTTCAACTATCAACTTCCCAAAAATTTAATCGCGAAATATCCTGTTGAGCCAAGGGACAGTGCAAAGCTGCTCGTTGTTGACAGAAAAACGAAAACATTTGAAGATAAGATCTTTACTGATATAATTGATTACCTTGAGGAAGGTGATTCGCTTGTTATTAACAAGACGAAAGTTTTCCCAGCAAGATTGATAGGGCGGAAGGAGAAAACAGGAGCGAAAATTGAAATACTTTTGCTCCGTGAGCTTAATCCCGAGGAACATCTCTGGGATGTTTTAGTTGAGCCAGCTCGCAAAGTTAGGATTGGGAACAAAATCTACTTTGGTGATAATAACGAGGTATATTGTGAGGTTATTGATAACACTACATCCCGTGGAAGGACTTTAAAATTTCATTATACGGGTGATTTCTTCAGTTTCATAGAAAGGCATGGGGAAGTTCCGCTCCCACCTTACATAAAAAGACAACCTGATGAGAGAGACAAGGAATGGTATCAAACTGTTTATGCTGAGGTTGTCGGTTCTGTTGCTGCTCCAACGGCGGGGTTGCATTTTACTACAAGGTTATTGAAAAGAATTGAGAAAAAAGGTGTTAAGATCGTCCCTATCGTTCTTCATATAGGCATCGGGACATTCAGGAAAGTTGAAGTTGAAGATTTGAGCAAACATAGAATGGATTCTGAATACTTTGAAATTTCCCCAGAGAGCGCTCGTATGATAAACGAGACAATTGATAAAAAGAAAAGCGTCGTTGCTGTTGGAACAAGCGTCGTGAGAGCGCTTGAGTCAAGTGTGACCGCAGATGGGCATGTAAAACCTTACAGGGGGTGGACGGATAAATTTATCTATCCACCGTATGATTTTAAAATAGTGAACAAACTTATAACCAATTTCCACATGCCTGAATCAACACCTCTTATTCTTGCTGCTGCGTTTGCAGGGCTTGATCTTTTAATGCAGGCGTATAAGCATGCGATCAAAAGTGGTTATAGATTTTTAAGCTATGGCGATGCAATGCTTATAATCTAA
- a CDS encoding Amino acid transporter, with protein MRTLIFFVINFSLLIIFARLLRRKNLLSYFDSGRWWITWFAVSIITLMDELTSIYYAPFEAYRFIGIKAIIYIALTSLFIRFLSTRMVEIAEILEVHGIKGGGVYSFSYLVLGPTVSFIAVASILVVYILTASISTVSAVENGLAFISMPSHVKFVLKILLVWFIAGLNILGIRENAKFTFAIFIFASFVLLNLITGGILNFEQSSVIRVKEAFSLFLSDINDKSIFKSYANLVTGIGSCILAYSGIESVLQTASLVRSWHDIRRAYIFLALTVGVATPLIALFALSSNIELEKHETDLIPAFAESVNGYWFGIIVSALASITLIMAVNTAMVASSELIEKICERYSFPWLMKLNRRGSLYRIHVFNAIFYSLILLITSGSQAVLAEMYAIGLVASFSINIGSLVIYRYRMGTKEITYHTSRTGTLILFIMTFSIFIYIVLHRIYGALLWLFMTLFFLFAGLRISKFRAPEIPVRRSTDSPMDVVFAIADIDSDEIHIHFKRPKENIENVDANSIYVSFYSPRLDRPEKGLPRHFWISIQPKMNLFDMIVGLLNTIRYEVPSEKKIHIHFGWPLSSWIDRLSTGIMVYNIINLPKKFPEFIFHIDYIAENEKNGGRD; from the coding sequence ATGCGAACCCTGATTTTCTTTGTCATAAATTTTTCACTTTTAATTATTTTTGCTCGTCTTCTTAGGAGAAAGAACCTGTTAAGTTATTTTGATTCTGGGCGATGGTGGATAACATGGTTTGCAGTTTCAATCATAACATTGATGGATGAACTTACATCAATCTATTATGCGCCGTTTGAAGCATATAGGTTCATTGGAATAAAAGCGATAATTTATATAGCTCTTACTTCTCTTTTCATCCGTTTTCTTTCAACCAGAATGGTTGAAATAGCCGAGATCCTTGAGGTGCACGGCATAAAAGGTGGCGGAGTTTATTCATTTTCATATCTTGTTCTCGGTCCAACTGTTTCTTTTATAGCGGTTGCATCAATTCTTGTGGTATATATTTTGACTGCTTCAATTTCAACTGTAAGTGCAGTTGAAAACGGTCTTGCGTTTATTTCAATGCCTTCACATGTTAAGTTCGTTCTTAAAATTCTTCTCGTCTGGTTCATAGCGGGGCTTAATATCTTGGGGATAAGGGAGAATGCAAAATTTACATTTGCAATTTTTATTTTTGCCTCTTTTGTGCTTTTGAATTTAATCACTGGTGGAATTTTAAATTTTGAACAATCCTCGGTGATAAGAGTTAAAGAGGCGTTTTCACTTTTTTTATCAGACATCAATGATAAATCAATTTTTAAATCTTACGCAAATCTCGTAACAGGGATAGGAAGTTGCATCCTTGCTTATTCTGGAATTGAGTCTGTTCTTCAGACGGCATCTCTTGTTAGAAGCTGGCATGATATAAGAAGAGCATATATTTTTCTTGCCCTCACAGTTGGGGTGGCGACACCGCTTATTGCTCTCTTCGCTCTTTCTTCAAACATTGAGCTTGAAAAACATGAAACAGATTTAATCCCAGCATTTGCTGAAAGTGTAAATGGCTATTGGTTTGGAATAATTGTAAGTGCGCTTGCAAGCATAACCTTGATAATGGCTGTTAACACAGCAATGGTTGCATCCTCCGAATTGATAGAGAAAATATGCGAAAGATATAGCTTTCCGTGGCTGATGAAGTTGAATCGTCGTGGTTCACTTTATAGAATTCATGTTTTTAATGCAATTTTTTATTCACTCATACTTTTAATAACGAGTGGAAGTCAGGCAGTGCTTGCCGAGATGTATGCTATTGGGCTTGTGGCAAGTTTTTCAATTAACATTGGCTCTCTTGTGATTTATCGTTATCGCATGGGAACAAAGGAAATAACATATCATACATCAAGAACGGGTACCCTGATTCTTTTCATTATGACATTTAGCATTTTTATTTACATAGTTTTACATCGCATTTATGGGGCTTTGTTATGGTTATTTATGACGCTTTTCTTTTTGTTTGCTGGATTAAGAATTTCAAAGTTTAGAGCCCCAGAGATCCCAGTCAGACGAAGCACCGATAGCCCTATGGATGTGGTTTTTGCAATTGCAGATATTGATTCCGATGAAATCCATATCCATTTCAAAAGACCAAAGGAAAACATTGAAAATGTTGATGCTAATTCAATTTATGTGAGTTTTTATTCGCCACGACTTGATAGACCTGAAAAAGGTTTACCAAGGCATTTTTGGATTTCAATTCAACCGAAAATGAATTTGTTTGATATGATAGTTGGGTTGCTCAACACGATAAGATATGAAGTTCCATCCGAAAAGAAAATTCATATTCACTTTGGTTGGCCACTTTCATCTTGGATTGATAGATTATCAACTGGGATAATGGTTTATAACATCATAAATTTGCCTAAAAAGTTTCCGGAATTTATCTTTCATATTGATTACATCGCCGAAAACGAAAAGAACGGAGGAAGAGATTGA
- a CDS encoding 2-C-methyl-D-erythritol 4-phosphate cytidylyltransferase yields the protein MKVTAIIPAGGYGRRMNAGIHKQLIEISGKPILVHTLEKFQNCNCVDSIIIATAPEILLEVENLVKKFNITKVVEVTIGGNERQDSVYNALQMMVYHHTEIVVVHDAVRPFITCEKICEVISACKETGAAILAVRPKETVKLGGEDSFVERTLDRNLLWLVQTPQAFYYTVLQQAYKKAYTDSFYGTDDSSLVERIGVKVKIVEGLYENIKITTPEDIEFAKMLLEGR from the coding sequence TTGAAGGTAACTGCAATAATTCCAGCTGGAGGATATGGAAGGAGAATGAACGCGGGTATACATAAACAGCTGATAGAGATATCTGGAAAGCCGATTTTAGTTCATACGCTTGAGAAATTTCAAAATTGTAATTGCGTTGATTCTATAATAATAGCAACAGCTCCGGAAATTTTGCTTGAAGTTGAGAATCTTGTTAAGAAATTTAACATAACGAAAGTTGTTGAGGTCACAATCGGTGGAAATGAAAGACAGGATTCTGTTTACAATGCTTTGCAAATGATGGTTTACCATCATACAGAGATAGTTGTTGTTCATGATGCGGTTAGACCTTTTATAACATGTGAAAAAATTTGTGAAGTTATTTCGGCTTGCAAGGAGACCGGAGCAGCTATCCTTGCGGTTCGCCCAAAGGAAACTGTTAAGCTTGGTGGGGAGGACAGTTTTGTTGAAAGGACGCTTGATAGAAACTTGCTTTGGCTTGTGCAAACCCCACAGGCGTTTTATTATACAGTTTTACAACAGGCGTATAAAAAAGCTTATACTGATTCCTTTTATGGAACGGATGATTCATCTCTTGTTGAGCGAATTGGTGTCAAGGTCAAAATTGTTGAAGGGCTGTATGAAAATATAAAGATAACAACCCCGGAAGACATTGAATTTGCAAAAATGTTGCTTGAAGGGCGGTAA